In one window of Sinorhizobium chiapasense DNA:
- a CDS encoding LysE family translocator codes for MSVLLFGKGLLLGLAIAAPVGPIGALCISRTLTRGFWAGVAGGLGTALADATYAMLAAVGFAAFAAVLSVIATPLSLVGGLFMIWLGWRGLAPKPVAMAAEIDARDLVHTTTATFFLTIANPTTILSFAAIFAGLGLSTVGEGIKGAIAVSGVFLGSLAWWFFLSGGVALAKARLPDGFATWVSRISGLLLIGFGVTALVSSATRFV; via the coding sequence ATGTCTGTACTGCTTTTCGGAAAAGGCCTCCTGCTCGGCCTTGCCATTGCCGCGCCGGTCGGGCCGATCGGCGCGCTTTGCATCAGCCGTACGCTGACGCGCGGCTTTTGGGCCGGCGTTGCCGGCGGCCTCGGAACGGCCCTCGCCGACGCGACCTACGCGATGCTTGCGGCGGTCGGTTTCGCGGCATTCGCTGCCGTGCTTTCCGTGATCGCGACACCGCTGAGCCTGGTGGGAGGCCTGTTCATGATCTGGCTCGGCTGGCGCGGACTCGCGCCGAAACCCGTTGCCATGGCCGCCGAGATCGACGCGCGCGATCTCGTTCACACAACGACTGCGACCTTCTTCCTGACGATCGCCAACCCCACGACGATCCTGTCCTTCGCCGCCATCTTCGCGGGGCTCGGGCTTTCGACGGTCGGCGAAGGGATAAAAGGCGCGATTGCCGTCTCGGGCGTCTTTCTCGGTTCGCTTGCCTGGTGGTTCTTCTTGAGCGGCGGCGTCGCGCTTGCCAAGGCGCGGCTCCCGGACGGTTTCGCCACCTGGGTGTCGCGCATTTCCGGGCTTCTGCTCATCGGATTTGGCGTAACTGCGCTCGTCTCGAGCGCAACCCGGTTTGTCTGA
- a CDS encoding S1C family serine protease codes for MGFIDKEIAPVDDGALTDAYSHAIAGAVDVVGPAVNRIERVGGRAGHGSGFAISSDGLIVTNNHVVGDSRAVRITTPDGFVTEGRVLGRDVDTDIALIRANSGVGAWARLGDSQRLRRGHIAIAIGNPLGFEWTVTAGIVSALGRTMRAASGRLMDDVIQTDAALNPGNSGGPLVSSGGEVIGVNTAMIQGAQSIAFAVASNTANFVISEILRYGHVRRAYIGIAGDTIELPRRIALAAGSDRTTSVRLRRLEPGGPAERGGLREGDYILAIDGKPVGGVDDVVRLMDGEKIGQATEFLIFSVAGKIEKRTLVPVARS; via the coding sequence ATGGGTTTCATCGACAAGGAAATAGCGCCCGTCGACGACGGCGCGCTGACGGATGCCTATTCGCATGCAATTGCCGGCGCGGTCGACGTGGTCGGTCCCGCGGTCAACCGCATCGAGCGCGTTGGCGGCAGGGCCGGTCATGGCTCGGGCTTCGCCATTTCTTCCGACGGGCTGATCGTGACGAACAATCACGTCGTCGGGGATTCGAGGGCCGTTCGCATCACGACACCGGACGGCTTCGTGACGGAAGGTCGTGTGCTCGGTCGCGACGTCGACACCGACATCGCGCTCATACGAGCGAACTCGGGCGTCGGCGCCTGGGCGCGACTAGGGGACTCGCAGCGGTTGCGACGGGGCCATATTGCAATTGCCATCGGCAATCCGCTGGGCTTCGAGTGGACCGTCACGGCGGGCATCGTCTCGGCGCTTGGTCGCACCATGCGGGCGGCGAGCGGACGCCTGATGGACGACGTGATCCAGACGGACGCCGCCCTCAATCCCGGGAATTCCGGAGGGCCGCTGGTCTCGTCGGGCGGCGAAGTCATCGGCGTCAACACGGCTATGATCCAGGGCGCGCAGAGCATCGCCTTTGCGGTCGCCTCGAACACGGCGAATTTCGTGATTTCCGAGATTCTGAGATACGGTCATGTCAGGCGGGCGTACATCGGCATAGCCGGCGACACGATCGAACTGCCCCGCAGGATCGCGCTCGCGGCCGGGTCTGACCGGACGACATCCGTCCGGCTGAGACGGCTGGAACCCGGCGGTCCGGCCGAGCGCGGCGGTCTTCGGGAAGGCGACTATATCCTGGCGATCGACGGCAAGCCGGTCGGCGGCGTGGACGACGTCGTCAGGCTGATGGACGGTGAGAAAATCGGTCAGGCCACCGAATTCCTGATCTTTTCGGTGGCAGGCAAGATTGAAAAGAGGACCTTGGTGCCCGTCGCTCGATCGTAA
- a CDS encoding TfuA-like protein, which translates to MKIVFVGPTVPDARALAGAAFAVHPPAMQGDILRVVRAGATIIGLVDGNFEHVAPVWHKEILFALSQGVQVFGAASMGALRAAECAPFGMVGIGDIYRQYAAGELADDSDVALLHAPAELGYAPLTVPLVNVRATLARLRQGGSITIADAMRIEAAAGQIFYKRRTWAAIVADAELQADADRAALAARLHQEMVDQKRIDALALFDAVSAQPEERRGERPGRAFNSTSMWKVLLNQPET; encoded by the coding sequence ATGAAGATCGTCTTCGTCGGCCCGACCGTCCCGGATGCGCGCGCGCTCGCCGGTGCGGCTTTCGCGGTCCATCCGCCGGCGATGCAGGGAGATATCCTGCGTGTCGTACGCGCCGGGGCGACGATCATCGGCCTTGTCGACGGCAACTTCGAACATGTGGCGCCGGTCTGGCACAAGGAGATCCTGTTCGCCCTTTCACAAGGTGTACAGGTCTTCGGGGCGGCGAGCATGGGTGCCTTGCGCGCCGCTGAGTGTGCGCCGTTCGGAATGGTGGGGATCGGAGACATATATCGCCAGTATGCCGCAGGCGAGCTTGCGGACGACTCGGATGTGGCCCTGCTTCATGCGCCCGCCGAGCTCGGCTATGCGCCCCTGACGGTCCCGCTGGTCAATGTGCGCGCGACGCTTGCGCGCCTCAGGCAGGGCGGCTCGATTACGATTGCGGATGCCATGCGGATCGAAGCGGCAGCCGGGCAGATATTCTACAAGCGGCGCACATGGGCGGCGATCGTTGCCGATGCAGAACTTCAGGCGGATGCCGATCGCGCCGCCTTGGCGGCAAGGCTTCATCAGGAGATGGTCGACCAGAAGCGCATCGACGCCCTCGCGCTTTTCGACGCGGTCAGCGCCCAGCCGGAGGAACGGCGCGGCGAAAGACCCGGCCGGGCATTCAATTCGACAAGTATGTGGAAGGTTTTGCTTAATCAACCTGAGACGTAG
- a CDS encoding SARP family transcriptional regulator, with protein sequence MTYRLQTLGRLRLLNEAGREVAFPEKGLLILCLAIANGHREQSRAETAKLLWDGVEPSQAYVNLRKTISRITAQQMELGRTFLTFSQSSILLNPGTLTSDLDAVTDDGGDAVARFCRIATVLRDDFLKDAKSHGKALDAWISHQRETHMSLLRERLLAATPAAAGKHRELLKSAAMRLLERSPSDEEVRAILKSALESEGRHHDAQVIFDSVSRSVPVIGSLPSAPVEVLVGDDHQQRKPPRLVLLPPNSERADSAAAIFASSLIEDVTIGLCALRSVSVIAPYTAAQIGLQADKANTYERHTISYILDTRLTDEGDRQSLFAQLIFFASDEVIWADRFNLVGDGLMQSRRGIAHRIASAIASQVERNEAARHAYERNGESYRSYLLGQRYLKHLNLPEIRRARKSFREALSDQRDFAPAMSGLARSYFVEWLLTARGDRELLTLAERHARDAIAADETLASGHRELGVVKLYLREFDESVEFHDRAEELSPHYANVIASYADTLVQASRPGEGLQKIEAAIDLNPIAPDEYFWTAAGASYSLGHYEQALAYIDRMRDRTPADRLSAASWGMLGDRRKARQFVRKTLDVHPDFDLDRWMAIVPIREDWQREHYREGLKKAGF encoded by the coding sequence ATGACCTACAGGTTGCAGACTCTGGGACGATTGCGCCTGCTTAATGAAGCGGGCCGCGAAGTCGCATTCCCCGAGAAGGGCCTGCTCATCCTGTGTCTCGCGATTGCCAACGGCCATCGCGAGCAGTCCCGGGCGGAAACGGCCAAGCTGCTGTGGGACGGGGTCGAGCCCAGCCAGGCCTATGTCAACCTGCGCAAGACAATCTCCCGCATCACCGCCCAGCAGATGGAGCTCGGGCGCACCTTTCTGACCTTTTCGCAGTCGTCGATCCTGCTCAATCCGGGAACCCTGACGAGCGATCTGGATGCCGTGACGGACGATGGCGGCGACGCCGTGGCTCGCTTCTGCCGCATTGCCACTGTGCTGCGCGACGATTTCCTGAAGGACGCGAAATCGCACGGCAAGGCGCTCGATGCCTGGATCAGCCACCAGCGCGAGACGCATATGTCGCTGCTCAGGGAACGCCTGCTTGCCGCGACGCCCGCCGCCGCCGGCAAACATCGCGAACTTCTCAAGTCGGCGGCAATGCGATTGCTCGAACGCAGTCCGTCGGACGAGGAAGTCCGCGCGATCTTGAAGAGTGCGCTGGAATCCGAAGGGCGGCATCATGATGCGCAGGTCATCTTCGACAGCGTCAGCCGCTCGGTGCCTGTCATCGGCAGCCTGCCCTCCGCACCGGTCGAGGTCCTTGTCGGGGATGACCATCAGCAGAGAAAGCCGCCGCGGCTCGTGCTGCTGCCGCCAAACTCCGAGCGCGCGGATAGCGCCGCGGCAATCTTCGCAAGCTCGCTCATCGAGGACGTGACGATCGGCCTCTGCGCCCTTCGGTCCGTCAGCGTCATCGCGCCCTATACCGCGGCGCAGATCGGCCTTCAGGCCGACAAGGCGAACACCTACGAACGGCACACCATCAGCTATATCCTCGACACACGATTGACTGACGAGGGCGATCGGCAGAGCCTCTTTGCCCAATTGATCTTCTTTGCGAGTGACGAGGTCATCTGGGCCGACCGGTTCAATCTCGTCGGCGATGGGCTGATGCAGTCGCGCAGGGGCATTGCGCACCGGATCGCTTCGGCGATCGCAAGCCAGGTCGAACGGAATGAAGCCGCCCGACACGCCTACGAGCGCAATGGCGAGTCCTATCGCAGCTATCTCCTCGGCCAGCGGTATCTCAAGCATCTCAACCTTCCGGAGATCCGCCGCGCGCGCAAGAGCTTCCGCGAGGCGTTGAGCGACCAGCGGGACTTCGCCCCCGCCATGAGCGGGCTTGCCAGGAGCTATTTCGTCGAATGGCTGCTGACGGCGCGCGGCGATCGCGAGCTGCTGACGCTGGCCGAAAGACATGCGCGTGACGCGATCGCCGCCGACGAGACGCTCGCCTCCGGCCACCGGGAACTCGGAGTCGTCAAGCTCTACCTCCGCGAATTCGACGAAAGCGTCGAATTCCACGACCGGGCGGAAGAGCTCAGCCCGCACTATGCCAATGTTATCGCCAGCTATGCCGACACCCTCGTGCAGGCCTCCCGTCCCGGCGAGGGCCTGCAGAAGATCGAGGCGGCGATCGATCTCAACCCGATCGCTCCGGACGAATATTTCTGGACGGCCGCCGGCGCCAGCTACTCTCTTGGCCACTACGAACAGGCGCTCGCCTATATCGACCGGATGCGGGACCGGACACCGGCCGACCGGTTGTCGGCCGCGAGCTGGGGCATGCTCGGCGACCGCAGAAAGGCTCGCCAGTTCGTGCGAAAGACACTCGATGTCCATCCGGACTTCGATCTCGACCGCTGGATGGCGATCGTGCCCATCCGGGAGGATTGGCAGAGGGAGCATTACCGCGAGGGCCTGAAGAAGGCGGGTTTTTGA
- a CDS encoding CmpA/NrtA family ABC transporter substrate-binding protein, which produces MSRPSTGKFAKCSTVAAWAVTIYVGVGSFASAEMLVPEKDELKLGFIKLTDMAPLAIAYEKGFFEEEGLFVTLEPQANWKVLLDRVITGELDGAHMLAGQPLAATTGFGTKAHIVTPFSMDLNGNGITVSNDVWAMMKENIPLGEDGKPLHPIKADALKPVVDAFKAEGKPFNLGMVFPVSTHNYELRYWLAAGGIHPGFYSPENVTGQIRADALLSVTPPPQMPATLEAGTIVGYSVGEPWNQAAVFKGIGVPVVTDYEIWKNNPEKVFGLTKEFTEKYPNTTLALTKALIRAAKWLDENNNANRAEAVEILSRSEYVGADAAVIANSMTGTFEYERGDKRDVPDFNVFFRHNATYPFYSDAIWYLTQMRRWGQIAEHKDDAWYAETARSVYLPDIYLKAAGMLVEEGKADTSDFPFGTDGYRAPTSDFIDGVSFDAKAPNAYIDSLKIGLKNEQTISGSDVVGG; this is translated from the coding sequence ATGAGCAGGCCTTCCACCGGAAAATTCGCGAAGTGTTCGACCGTCGCCGCCTGGGCGGTAACCATCTATGTCGGCGTTGGCTCTTTCGCGTCTGCCGAGATGCTGGTGCCCGAGAAGGACGAGCTCAAGCTCGGCTTCATCAAGCTCACCGACATGGCGCCTCTGGCGATCGCCTATGAGAAGGGCTTCTTCGAAGAAGAGGGGCTGTTCGTCACGCTCGAGCCGCAGGCCAACTGGAAGGTGTTGCTCGATCGCGTGATAACCGGCGAACTGGACGGCGCGCACATGCTCGCCGGTCAGCCGCTCGCCGCCACGACCGGCTTCGGCACCAAGGCGCATATCGTGACGCCCTTCTCCATGGACCTGAACGGCAACGGCATCACCGTCTCGAATGACGTCTGGGCGATGATGAAGGAGAATATTCCGCTCGGCGAGGACGGCAAACCGCTCCACCCAATCAAGGCTGACGCGCTGAAGCCCGTCGTCGATGCGTTCAAGGCCGAGGGCAAGCCGTTCAATCTCGGCATGGTGTTTCCGGTTTCCACCCACAACTACGAGCTTCGCTACTGGCTCGCTGCCGGCGGCATCCATCCTGGATTCTATTCGCCGGAAAACGTCACGGGACAGATCAGGGCGGACGCGCTCCTGTCCGTGACACCCCCGCCGCAGATGCCGGCGACTCTCGAAGCCGGCACGATCGTCGGCTACAGCGTCGGCGAACCGTGGAACCAGGCCGCGGTCTTCAAGGGCATCGGCGTTCCGGTGGTGACCGACTACGAAATCTGGAAGAACAATCCGGAGAAGGTCTTCGGGCTGACCAAGGAATTCACCGAGAAATACCCGAACACGACCCTCGCGCTGACGAAGGCGCTCATTCGCGCTGCCAAATGGCTGGACGAGAACAACAACGCCAACAGGGCCGAGGCCGTCGAAATCCTGTCGCGCAGCGAATACGTGGGGGCCGACGCGGCCGTCATCGCAAACTCGATGACCGGCACCTTCGAATACGAGCGGGGCGACAAGCGCGACGTTCCCGACTTCAACGTCTTCTTCCGCCACAACGCGACCTATCCGTTCTACTCCGATGCCATCTGGTACCTGACGCAGATGCGCCGCTGGGGCCAGATCGCCGAGCACAAGGACGATGCCTGGTACGCGGAAACGGCAAGGTCCGTCTACCTGCCTGACATCTACCTGAAAGCGGCAGGGATGCTGGTCGAAGAGGGCAAGGCCGACACAAGCGACTTTCCCTTCGGCACCGACGGCTACAGGGCGCCGACCTCCGACTTCATCGACGGCGTCAGCTTCGATGCCAAGGCGCCGAACGCCTACATCGACTCCCTCAAGATCGGGCTGAAGAACGAACAGACGATTTCCGGGTCGGATGTCGTCGGCGGCTGA
- a CDS encoding ABC transporter permease, translated as MTQAITLADPKLARRERLFQRINKAAGWLNVLGLGWVTPILRMAAGDNVAEQMSEIRKVLLVPLAGILCFLALWGFLAPKVQTSLGAIPGPAAVFGQANVLLKDHFAERSKATAFYARQDERNAKLVADGRADQVKHRVFTGKPTYIDQITTSLMTVGLGFVIATIVAVPLGIASGLSKTINGAINPLIQIFKPVSPLAWLPIVTMVVSALYVDPSSLMPKSLVISAVTVTLCSLWPTLINTALGVASIDKDLVNVGKVLQLSTATTIRKLVLPSALPLIFTGLRLSLGVGWMVLIAAEMLAQNPGLGKFVWDEFQNGSSDSLARIMVAVLTIGIIGFILDRVMYALQSAFTFSTNR; from the coding sequence ATGACTCAAGCGATTACCCTGGCTGACCCGAAACTCGCGCGACGAGAGCGCCTGTTTCAGCGGATCAACAAAGCCGCCGGCTGGCTCAATGTGCTTGGCCTCGGCTGGGTGACCCCGATCCTGCGGATGGCGGCTGGCGACAATGTCGCCGAACAGATGTCCGAGATTCGCAAGGTGCTGCTGGTGCCGCTCGCCGGCATCCTGTGCTTCCTCGCCCTCTGGGGCTTTCTTGCGCCGAAGGTTCAAACCTCGCTTGGCGCCATTCCCGGCCCCGCCGCCGTCTTCGGCCAGGCGAACGTGCTGCTCAAGGATCATTTCGCGGAACGGAGCAAGGCAACGGCTTTCTATGCCCGGCAGGACGAACGCAACGCCAAGCTCGTTGCCGACGGCAGGGCCGATCAGGTGAAGCATCGGGTGTTCACCGGCAAGCCGACCTACATCGACCAGATCACGACATCGCTGATGACCGTCGGGCTCGGCTTCGTGATCGCGACGATCGTCGCCGTGCCGCTCGGGATAGCCTCCGGGCTCTCCAAGACGATCAACGGCGCCATCAACCCGCTGATCCAGATCTTCAAGCCGGTCTCGCCGCTGGCGTGGCTGCCGATCGTGACCATGGTCGTCTCGGCACTTTATGTCGATCCGTCGAGCCTGATGCCGAAGTCGCTGGTGATCTCGGCCGTGACCGTGACCCTCTGTTCGCTGTGGCCGACGCTGATCAACACGGCGCTTGGCGTCGCTTCGATCGACAAGGACCTGGTGAACGTCGGCAAGGTCCTGCAGCTCTCGACGGCAACGACGATCCGCAAGCTGGTTCTGCCCTCCGCCCTTCCGTTGATCTTCACCGGCCTGAGACTCTCGCTGGGTGTGGGCTGGATGGTGCTGATTGCGGCTGAGATGCTCGCCCAGAACCCCGGCCTCGGTAAGTTCGTCTGGGACGAATTCCAGAACGGCTCCTCCGACTCGCTCGCCCGCATCATGGTTGCGGTGCTCACAATCGGTATCATCGGCTTCATTCTGGACCGGGTCATGTATGCCCTCCAATCCGCCTTCACCTTCTCGACGAACCGATAG
- a CDS encoding YcaO-like family protein, with translation MSSSIRYSDRICAAETTFGRIEPLLPEFGITRLARLTGLDCIGIPVWNAVSPNSKSLVINQGKGITDIDAKVSAAMEALERAVACAPRVPTRVVNRSELLAEGDQALPLPGLIASARADLADDEPIRWVLGRDLDRGAPTWVPLEAALLDRTVENCRYWQSSDGLASGNTETEAVLHGLLERIERDAEVLWRLTPLATRLRRCVAPQALGDPVLDAMAAKFAAAELELRLFDITSDVGIPSFTAVVAGKDILTAKAPLFHHVTVGHGAHPTAARAAIRAVTEAAQSRLTYISGARDDVYPETFVRPLPQQTQKLFEAVPQAPTRVDATQAGGPDALLSFVLQRLRDAGIGQVISVPLLGDDLPFAVVKVFVPELENPEGERKRRFGTRALSRALEVA, from the coding sequence ATGTCCAGCTCAATTCGCTATTCCGATCGCATCTGTGCCGCCGAAACGACCTTCGGCCGGATCGAACCGCTTTTGCCGGAGTTCGGCATCACGCGGCTTGCACGCCTGACCGGACTGGATTGCATCGGCATACCGGTCTGGAATGCCGTGTCTCCGAATTCGAAGTCGCTGGTCATCAATCAGGGCAAGGGCATAACGGACATCGACGCCAAAGTCTCGGCCGCCATGGAGGCGCTCGAGCGTGCCGTCGCATGCGCGCCGCGCGTGCCGACGAGAGTTGTTAACCGCAGCGAGCTATTGGCCGAAGGCGATCAGGCCCTGCCTCTACCGGGGCTGATCGCCAGCGCGCGAGCCGATCTTGCCGACGATGAACCGATCCGCTGGGTTCTCGGCCGCGACCTCGACAGAGGAGCGCCGACATGGGTTCCGCTGGAGGCCGCGCTGCTCGACAGGACGGTGGAGAACTGCCGGTACTGGCAATCGTCCGATGGCCTCGCCTCCGGCAACACCGAGACTGAAGCGGTGCTACATGGGCTCCTGGAGCGGATCGAACGCGATGCGGAGGTGCTGTGGCGCCTCACGCCATTGGCAACGAGGCTTCGACGCTGCGTTGCACCGCAGGCGCTCGGCGATCCGGTGCTCGATGCGATGGCCGCAAAGTTTGCCGCAGCCGAACTCGAGCTGCGCCTTTTCGACATCACCAGCGACGTCGGCATACCGAGCTTCACCGCTGTCGTGGCCGGGAAAGACATTCTCACGGCGAAGGCGCCGCTTTTCCATCACGTGACGGTCGGACATGGGGCACATCCGACTGCAGCACGGGCGGCCATCCGCGCCGTAACCGAAGCGGCCCAATCGAGGCTCACCTACATCAGCGGCGCGCGCGACGACGTCTATCCGGAGACGTTCGTTCGCCCCTTGCCGCAGCAGACGCAAAAACTGTTCGAGGCTGTGCCGCAAGCGCCGACACGCGTCGACGCTACCCAGGCGGGGGGACCGGACGCGCTCTTGTCTTTCGTCCTGCAGCGGCTGCGGGACGCCGGCATCGGTCAGGTCATCTCCGTGCCGCTGCTCGGGGATGACCTGCCCTTTGCGGTTGTGAAAGTGTTCGTTCCGGAGCTGGAAAACCCGGAGGGCGAGCGCAAGCGCCGCTTCGGCACACGGGCACTCTCCCGGGCGCTGGAGGTGGCATGA
- a CDS encoding helix-turn-helix domain-containing protein — MNKKDPNPIDTFVGSRVRMRRLMVGLSQEKLADGLGITFQQVQKYEKGTNRIGASRLQAIADILGVHPSFFFQRDEERPSGRESAGDMHESNEISSFVASKEGIALNRAFLKIADPVLRKKIISLVAAMAQTPDTESTSVAAGARRTEPLHG; from the coding sequence ATGAACAAGAAGGATCCAAACCCGATTGATACCTTCGTCGGTTCTCGCGTCAGAATGCGCAGACTGATGGTCGGGCTGAGCCAGGAGAAGCTGGCCGATGGCCTGGGCATCACCTTCCAGCAGGTACAGAAGTACGAAAAGGGCACGAACCGCATCGGCGCGAGCCGGCTGCAGGCGATTGCCGATATCCTGGGCGTCCACCCAAGCTTCTTCTTCCAGCGCGACGAAGAAAGGCCGTCGGGCCGAGAAAGCGCCGGCGACATGCATGAGTCGAACGAGATTTCCTCCTTCGTCGCCTCGAAGGAAGGCATCGCGCTCAACAGGGCGTTCCTGAAGATCGCCGATCCCGTGTTGCGGAAGAAGATCATCTCGCTCGTAGCCGCGATGGCCCAGACACCAGATACGGAGTCAACGAGCGTCGCCGCTGGCGCGCGCCGCACAGAGCCCCTGCACGGTTAA
- a CDS encoding ANTAR domain-containing response regulator: MTRRDLTILVIDENAIRASIIEEGLRDAGHNRVSIVHDVHGVGRVIERLQPDVIVIDLENPNRDLLESMFQLSRSVKRPIAMFVDRSDSSMIEAAIDAGVSAYVVDGLRQERVKSILDMAISRFNAFSRMERELAEARSELADRKVIDRAKGILMKSRGISEEEAYKLLRTAAMNQNRKLAEIAQSLVLAAGLLEDL, translated from the coding sequence ATGACCCGCCGCGACCTGACCATTCTTGTGATTGACGAGAACGCCATCCGCGCCTCGATCATCGAGGAAGGCTTGCGCGATGCGGGCCACAACCGCGTGAGCATCGTGCACGATGTCCATGGCGTCGGGCGCGTGATCGAACGGCTGCAACCGGATGTGATCGTCATCGATCTCGAAAATCCCAATCGCGATTTGCTGGAGAGCATGTTCCAGCTCTCTCGCTCGGTGAAGCGCCCGATCGCCATGTTCGTTGATCGATCCGACAGCAGCATGATCGAGGCGGCGATCGACGCCGGCGTCTCGGCCTACGTCGTCGACGGACTGCGGCAGGAGCGCGTGAAATCGATCCTCGACATGGCGATCAGCCGTTTCAATGCCTTTTCACGCATGGAGCGCGAGTTGGCGGAAGCGCGCAGCGAGCTTGCGGACCGCAAGGTGATCGACCGCGCCAAGGGCATCCTGATGAAGTCGCGCGGCATCAGCGAAGAAGAGGCCTACAAGCTCCTGCGCACCGCTGCGATGAACCAGAACCGAAAGTTAGCCGAAATCGCACAGAGCCTGGTGCTGGCGGCGGGATTGCTGGAGGACCTGTGA
- a CDS encoding CmpA/NrtA family ABC transporter substrate-binding protein, which translates to MAATADITLGFMPLFDSAVLVAASEKGFIADEGLSVQLVRETSWANIRDRIAVGHFQAAHMLAPMPIASNLGLTPLSLDLVAPFALGLGGNAVTVSRGLWDRMVADGAGPGTDPTANGAALRRVVQRRRDAGEPPLRFAVVHPFSGHNYELRYWLAGCGIDPESHVEIVVVPPPLMADALSTGAIDGFCVGEPWNSVAVARHAGRIATTKASIWRLSPEKVLGVSARFASEHRPALDALLRALYRSSMWCSEAANHEELAALMSTPAYLDLPRQRLMPILTGRLMLGDGATGDIPEFFVPHAKGASFPWQSHALWFYSQMVRWGHTPHSAALAERARDTYRPDIYRQALKPIAAPMPGANMKVEGALTVAAPVGASEKGLVLGPDGFFDGRIFDPDRLDDYLASQR; encoded by the coding sequence ATGGCTGCCACCGCCGACATTACCCTTGGCTTCATGCCGCTCTTCGACAGCGCCGTGCTGGTCGCCGCCAGCGAAAAGGGCTTCATCGCCGACGAGGGCCTGTCGGTGCAACTGGTCCGGGAAACCTCCTGGGCCAATATCCGCGATCGGATCGCCGTCGGCCATTTCCAGGCCGCCCACATGCTGGCACCGATGCCTATTGCATCCAATCTCGGCCTCACGCCACTGTCGCTGGACCTCGTGGCACCCTTTGCGCTTGGACTTGGCGGCAATGCGGTGACGGTCTCGCGCGGCCTTTGGGATCGCATGGTCGCCGACGGCGCCGGACCCGGCACCGACCCGACCGCCAATGGCGCGGCGTTGAGGCGCGTCGTCCAGCGACGCCGCGACGCCGGAGAACCGCCACTGCGTTTTGCCGTCGTCCACCCTTTCTCCGGCCATAACTACGAGCTGCGCTATTGGCTCGCGGGCTGCGGCATCGATCCGGAAAGCCACGTCGAGATTGTCGTGGTTCCGCCGCCGTTGATGGCCGATGCGCTGTCGACTGGCGCCATCGACGGCTTCTGCGTCGGCGAACCGTGGAACAGTGTCGCGGTTGCAAGGCATGCCGGGCGTATTGCCACCACCAAGGCGTCGATCTGGCGGCTGAGTCCGGAAAAGGTGCTCGGCGTTTCGGCCCGGTTTGCCTCCGAACACCGCCCCGCGCTGGACGCGCTGCTGCGTGCGCTCTACCGAAGCTCGATGTGGTGCAGCGAAGCCGCAAACCACGAAGAACTCGCGGCACTGATGAGCACGCCTGCTTATCTTGACCTGCCGCGCCAGAGGCTGATGCCGATCCTCACGGGCCGACTGATGCTCGGCGATGGCGCGACCGGCGACATTCCGGAGTTCTTTGTCCCGCACGCCAAGGGCGCGAGCTTTCCCTGGCAGAGCCACGCCCTCTGGTTCTATAGCCAGATGGTGCGGTGGGGACACACGCCGCATTCGGCCGCGCTTGCTGAGCGCGCGCGTGACACCTACCGGCCCGACATCTACCGGCAGGCGCTGAAGCCGATCGCCGCGCCGATGCCTGGCGCCAATATGAAGGTCGAGGGCGCCCTGACCGTGGCGGCACCGGTCGGAGCTTCGGAAAAAGGGCTCGTTCTCGGCCCCGATGGTTTTTTCGACGGCCGGATCTTCGACCCGGACCGGCTCGACGACTATCTGGCGAGCCAGCGCTGA